The Musa acuminata AAA Group cultivar baxijiao chromosome BXJ3-6, Cavendish_Baxijiao_AAA, whole genome shotgun sequence region ttttaatcgctgaaaaatatccgctgcactaattcacccccccccccctcttagtgctctcgatcctaacacttatcgTAACATATTCAACTTTAGCTGTAGAAAGTATGACAGAGTTTTACTTCTTGGATCACCAAAAAATAAGTACATGACTTAGGAATTGATAAATTTCAAAGATACTTTTTCTATATATTCTAtatcatataaaattaatatcaatataagcaatcaaatcaaagttattagatttaggatactataatcctagagatGACGTTCCTTTTAAGTACTTAAaagttttttttgctagctttaaAATGAGATTGTTTAGGTTTAGACTGAAATCTTGCATAAAGCCTAATAATAAAcattatatcaggtctagttgtagtgaggtatagtaaactttctatcatgtttatatatatttttaaattaaaacattctCCTTTATTGCCCATATCTAATTTAGTAGAAATCCTCGTTGGTGTATTGATAGCCTTAGCATTgtccatataaaattattttaatggaTCAAGagtatatttggtttgactaataaaattctcatcttttagttacttaatttgtaatcctagaaAAGAATACCAATTCACCatgaaactcatttcaaattcttagcTCATACTCTTAACGAATGATTTACATAAATATTTAGTAgtataactaaaaataatatcatcaacataaatttgaataataagaaaattattattgaaatatttaataaataaggtGGTGTTGACTTtgtcttttgaaaatttattttgaataagaaataagTTAAGCCTCTCATATTAAGTCCTAGGGGTTTGCTTCAACCCATAAAGAGTcttagataatttataaacatGGTTTGGAAAAAGATCATTTTCGAATCTGACTGATTGCTCGACATAATTTTTTTCGAAAATAAAACTATTAAgagaagcacttttgacatccatttaaaataatttaaaatttttaaaatatgcagAGGCAagaagtatccttatggctttaattttagccataggagtgaaggtttcttcatagtctatACCTTCTTATTAGTTAAaatctttagccactaatctagcattgtttcgacCTATAATACTTTATTCATCTTGTTTATTCATAAAGACTCATATAGTGTCAATTACAAGATGATCACTAGGTATAAGAACAAGTatccaaaatttatttttttaaaattaatttagttTTTCATGCATTACCGAGACCCGTGAGTCATCTTTAAGagcatcatcaatgcatttaggcttaattttagataaaaaaaaaatagcatttatataaatattttttaataaagataTGTATCTCTAATAATTAGCTCCTTCAGATATGTATCTAAATACTTTCATTCCTTCGGTATGGTTTCTAGGAAAGTATATATATAAGAGTTGCTTTGGGGAGAATGATtcttattcaaatttaatttatcaaattcaaaatcatttttcttagttgcaagatattcataaaaaataatatgaatagattcttcgatTACTAAGGATATTTTATTGAATATTCGATAACCTTTAGAGATAGATGAATATCCAACTTAGCTAggatggagaacctagctcaagcactattCCACAGCATGAGTCTGTTCAAGCACCTATCATacaagttccgactttatgtAAGTCTGATAAAGTATCTCAtcatcttgagagatatgtgggacatataagaggagatgatattgatgatattgattctcagacctacgaggagactattacgaGTATAAACTCTAGGAAataacaagaagccatgaattctgagatggattacatgtactctaataaggtttggaaccttgtTGATGCACCTGAAGGTATCGTACCCATCAATTGCAAATAAATCTTAAAaaagaagatcgaagtagatggaaaggtagagacttataaagcaaggctaatagCGAAGGGGTATTATCAAAAGCAAGatgttgactataacgaaaccttctcaccaatAGCTATACTAAAATCtatctaaattctattggctattatagcatactatgattatgagatctaacagatggatatgaaaatcaTATTTTTCAATGACAAactcgagaaggaggtgtatataatatagtttgagggattcatgtccaaagaaAATTCAGATCAGGTGTACaagttgcttaggtccatctatggactaaagtaagcttcttaaagttggaacataagatttgatgaagcaatcagatattatgactttgttaagaatgaagatgagccttgtatgtacagaAGGTaaatgggagtgctatcacctttttagtactatatgtggatgacatcgtgatcattgggaatgatataggaatgctttccatagtaaaggcttggctatatacacatttctctatgaaggacttaggggaagcatcctatatcctagggattcagatatatagagatagatccacgaGGATGCTTGACTTATCCTAATCTAGGTatgtagacaccattgtcaaaagatttggcattgaaaatttcaATAgtggtctcataccgataagatatGGAATATTACCTTCTAGGAGTATGTCtctaaagactcctaaagaaagagcaaacatagatatgataccctatgcctcagcgatgggatctatcatatatattatgctatataccaggcttgatataacATATGCTCTCAGTGTTATGAGTAGATCTCAAGTGGATCTAGGTTTGGAACACTAAAAgatagtaaagtatatccttaagtacttaaaaaGGACCAAGAattttttactggtatatggaggagGTAACCTTTGCGTtgagggctacacggactcaagtttctagtttgatgtcgatgataacaagtctaatttAGGGTATGTATTCACCTTGAATGGAAGAgcaatatgctagaagagttctgagcaagatactactactgactcgaccataaaaGTAAAGTACATAACAATGGTAAAGCAATAAAGGAGAGAATCTGGATAAAAAAGTTcattatagatttgggagtcatatcgagtagtgaggagtcgattcctttatattgcgacaacaatgaggCGATTGCTTAAGCGAAAGAACTTAGGTCTCATCAGAACTCTAAGCacattttgaggaggttccacttgatcagAGATATCATAGCCTGATAAAATGTAGCAATAGAAAGAGTTTCATTCAAAGATAATATTATAGATCAATTAATGAAGTCGTtgctgtctttgagcatcataggggtctaatggggatcagacatgtaggtgattgactttaggtccagTGGGAGATGTTAAAtttaagattttgatgataaaatcaattgatgagtttgtgatataATCtatgtttgagaaaagtgatgcaagactatcttcgatcatgaaaagacaaatcgattgaagtaggagaatcagatgttgggctagagtcgGAGATCGGGCATTAGGATAGAAGAATCAGGCATTACgctaagatcggatgttgcgggagtcaacatgctgatggaTCGAGCAATATGTTGAAGGTAAGCACGATGTGCTAGGAGTTCGgataaactaatgacatgtcgtatAATATAGGATTCTTATTTTGTAATCGGTTATGTCTTGATCATCGTAttttaggtcttaattgagtaagttttgggtgtaactataCTTACTCAACTAAGAGCCCATTGGGTTTAAATCATAACTAATTTAGGCTGAatggaaggctcattcagtgactcacaattgggtcaggcggtggcaccatcatattaggcggtggaaccgccaatgAGTTGGAGCATATGAAGTATACATTTTTCGGAAGACccagtgatggtaccgctagtgtcaAGAGATGGTATCGCACAgtctagcgatggtaccacctagactagtgATAATACCGATAGTACACCATCTTCTATGTTGTTAAGCGGGTAATACCACccagactggatggtggtaccattAGTGGTTAGTGCTGTAGGTAGTGGTATAACTTAGCactggcggtagtactgccaagaCCTCAAAAACCTAgggatgagactttttggcttcatttttaaaTTCATTTGGGGCTTATGAcactcaaaatcataatttcatcaaataaatttttaaaattataattttataaaagcactaattcacccgtccccctcttagtgtcgttataGTCACAACAGTTGGTATAAGAGCCAAGTTCTCTcgattgatttaacacccaagagagattaaatggtTTTTTCCAACAATCAAGAGAGAGGGCCaccctatcactcgtcctcctatgttcaatgggactgactacatgtattggaaaacacgaatgaggattttttttatttctatggactttgatttatggaatattatcgaatgtgatttttaaaaatactctagactaatgaatgaatggaatgatttagaaaaaaaattattttctttaaatgctaaagctatgaatgctttattttataccttagataaaaatgagtttaatcgtgtttctatatatGAAACTATACATGATATTTGACCTACACTCAAAGTGAtacatgaaggcataagtagagttaaagaatctaagattaatcttttggtgcatagctataaattatttataatgagTTGATGGTGTGTTGTGTATACATATTCTCCAAGAGCCATCTTTCTTAAGCACTAACAAAGTTGGAACCAcataaggactcatgctctcttgAATTAACCTATTTTCCACCAATTCATCTACTTGCTTTTGAAATTCTTTATGCTTCTTGGGGCTCATTTATAGGCTACCTTATTAGGTAACACAACCTCTGgagtaagatcaatgtgatgctggatgtcTCTCAAAAATGGaatgccatgtggaatctctttcgGTATAATATCTTAAAACTCCTCTAGGATTGGTTTCATAATTGCTGGTAGCTTCTTGTAATATTCATTCTCCTGTACTACTACTAGAGCTAAAATATCACTACCCTTTTCTAGTTCACTCTTATATTCATTATAGGACATAGGAGTACTAATTTCCTTCCTTAGTGGACTCGTTTCAAAagattgtaatggagctaaaataatcttcttttcattcaccttaaaagaataagtatgtataTAACTATCATACAACACCCTCTTATCATAATGCCAAAGTCTACCCAATAGCAAATGACAAGTATCCGTAGAGCAATataacaccatacttcatctttataattcttgtcaatagaaaataaaactaaacatcttttagttaccttgatgtcattccgCTAGCATAATAATaaagatgtggatgagggattatgCCCAACTTTAGTTTTTGTACTATCtctaaagataccacattctaaaAGCTGTTACTATCAATAATCACTAAGCATACCTTACCATGAGAAATGTATTTGATATGAAACATAttctttctcacccaactttcatcctcaACCACACAGGACACTTTTAAGCTACATTGTACAACAATAGACATCATGATCAACATAAatcatctcttcctcatcatcataatCATATTCTGGTTTGTTATTGGTTTCATCTCCTTCTCTATTATTATAATCTTCAACTAAAGTAACAATCTTCCTATTTGGATAATCAGAAACAATATACCCAAAACCATGATGTTTAAAGTATTTTCGATCACTTggtgtagaagaattaggtgtttattTGCTGCTAGTAGATCCTTGACCCTCCTTGCACCTTTGACACCACATTATTTTATAGGGTAGGCTTAGAATTTCCTCCTCtcgtataactttcttttgacatataccgAGAATCATTTTTAAACTTCTATTACTTCTTAACTTTTAAAGTTAACTTATTCATATCGttcaaagaccaatatggctggagCTGAACcactttaataatattatattttagacCTCATAAGTATCTTGTAATGGTTTGCTCCTTTAGTTCCAcaggctctccttttaacatgagaTTATCGAACTCTTCTATGTACTCTTCCACACTAAACTCTTTATGCTTGAAATCATAGATTTTTAGAAAGATCTCTTACCTATAGTTGTCAggcaaatattttctctttaactccctttttattttctttcatatCACAATCTTACTCTTTCTCTCATGTTCTCTTTGCTTCTTTAGGTTTTCCCACTAAAAAGATGcattcttttttagtttaaatGTTATAAGCtttatcttcttttgttctaatggTTCATAAAACTTAAACATTCTTTTCATCATATTAAGTCAATCAATAAAGTTATTAACAttaattttaccttcaaactctgaAAATCTAACTTTGGATTGTATTTGTTCTATTACTCATCTTGGTCTCTATACCTTGCTTGATATCTTCTTAACTCCCTTAGGTGAGGAGGTGTATTATTATTGAAACCAAACTCTTTGGCATCATTCTCATGCTGGTTGTTTCTTCTGTGAAGTTCTTCAATAATTTCATTCTGTTTTTGTAGACTACGTAGCAATCTTTGTAGTTACAATCTCAATGACTCAACGTCATCTTCGTGGCCTACCTTCACCAATTATATCTTTTTGATTTTGTAATTCTAtgacctctagcctttagctctaataccaaactgATATTGGGATAATGAGAAATGATATTTGAAAGGTTGATAGTTGAATTTGTTGGAAACACTCTTGGAATGGAGATAAATGGTACCAAGTTTAAATTCATAAAAGGATATAGAAACTCATCACCCTAAGGAtaattaaacaaggatacaaagCTTAAAAATGACTCACAACTCAAAGAAATATCCAAGAGATACATAGACTAAACTCACCACTTTATGATAAACCAAAGAGATACAAAGTTGAAAGAGAGAACTCAAAGAGTTTATGCAAATATTACAATCAGATTTTGTTACCTTTCTAACTctaaaataccaaaataaatactagtgtatGAAACAACCCTCGAACTAGAAAATATATTACTTTGCTTGCTAATAACTAAGCCTTTTAATACATCCCCATATAAGTTAAATTGACTCTCTTTTTAAAAATCGATTAAATTCAATGTATTTATTCACTAGACCATCCGTtaataaaaataatcttaactTTCTTTAAGAAAATacttttgatttatttttaaatagataTGAAAGTTAAGAGTGTGAGcttttttttaacttataaagATTAGTTACTTAACTATTTAACAATCAATTTGAGTTATTCAATCAAATTAGACTATACAAATACATATGTAAGTTTGTAAAATAAGCTTGTAACTCATTGGGTTTATAAGTTATTATATTTGAAAGGTCTGAATTAAAGGCTTAGAATAAATACAGTAAattgtaaaaaatattataagatcaATAAAATTTATGCGAACTGATTATAACATATACTCCCGTATCATCAGTGCTTCAAAGGTTATCTGGAGACCAATCTACAACGGCATAATTAAATGCTCAATCTTAGTAATGTGACCTCAGCTCAACTCTTCCCTTCCCCCTTCCCTCTCGTCCAAATGCACTTATGAGCAGATAGACACATGTAGACATTTGCAAATATAACGCATATGTGGGCGTACATATGTAATTACCAAAAATTTGCAACGTGTATATGCAAAGCCCTAAGTTCAAACAGATATTTTCTTCATAAATTCTTCAAGTTTCCATTGAAGGTAAAACAGGAAAGAAAGTTAAACTGGATGAACAACAATTGACTAGCTgagatactctcttgaacatgcTCCACGGTCACAAGCATAAAAGAACATCAAACGTTTAAGATCAAACCCCATTGCTTACATGTGAGTGAAGGAGTATGGGTACAGGTAGACAATCCAAAGTTTCTCCCATCGACTTACACTTAGCAAATGcaaacaccaaaaaaaaaaaagaaaaaagagagagagacaaaAGTTGAGGCAGAAAATACTCACGTGTTCTTAAATGCTGCAAGTCCCAGGCTGGGAAATTTGTCAAAGCCACAGGAATGTCCTGCTACAGTAAGAACCATTAAAGCAACTCCAGCAAAAACTTATGCTTAGATACTTTCCCAGGCAACGAACTTGTTTGCTGCAGTACATCACGTAAATATCAGCAATTCTAGAGAGTCATATTACGCAGTTCATGTTGCGCAGCAAAAGGTGTTTTCTTGTTTCCATGTGTTCCTGAATGTTGCATTAGAAGGACCCGAAAATCTAACTCACTAAGCAACCACAGTCAGTTAATTTTCTGATATTGATCATCCagcaaaggagaaaaaaaaaaaattgccaaTTTATATCAATGAAAAGGAAGATGATAGAATTAAACGAAGGGTTTTATGACTAGTTTTTAAATAAGATCAACACATGTACCTTTTAAAACGCCGATTCACTGTAAGAAAAAAATATGATGGCATATCTTTGTACAAAATGAAGGGGTATATTTTTATAGTTTCAAATGTATAGTTTGCAGCAGATGTACCACtgagttctttcttttctttttctggttCAAGCTAAAACATATAGATGGCTGCCGAGTGAAGAGGGAGCCAGCTGGACATGACACTAGAAATGGGTCTTTCTTTGGTTTGAACCTGTTAACGACCTTATCATCTACGACACCTGTGCAAGACTTTTAAAAGCATATACTACCAAGTAACAACAATAGATAGAAGTTCaagaaatcaaattatgataataatTTAACATGTAACATACATGGCATATGCATAAGCACTAATAACCAACATATAATATATCATTTCACAATAATTAAGTTCCAGTATTAAATTATGATAGATTCACAATACCTTGCGTAACATCACGAGGCTCAATAGCCCAAGGAAACTTGCAACGAACATGAAACCAATCATCCAACTCAAAGAAAGATTTTTAACATCTTCTGCCCTGTTACCAGGATAATCAGCTCCCATAAGTTGATACGTCCTTGAGAGCATATATGACCCAAAACCCCCTATCGAGGAGATATTCGTTAATAAAACATATTATTCACAAGAATCAGCTTTTTCATTCAGCTGCTACACCATAGAACTTTAGTAGCCTATACGCAATCTAATCACAAAAACACCAAGCACCGGACCCACCACCAAGATCCGATCtttattcaaagaaaaaataatagagAAAAAATAGAAGCCCGGATTGACTTTTTAGTAAAAGGTATATGATGGAATTGACATATAAGATTGACTTTTTAGTAAAAGGTATCTGATGGAATTGAAATTTGAGTCCTGATCCATTTGTCAAGCACTTTACCAACCAAACTAATCGATACTTTTAACATCTAACATATTGGGAGTATGTCAACTAGTTAAGACCTTCATTATTGATAACAAAACCTAAAGATTGAATCCCATCCTATTTACTTATAATTTACAAAAAGATTTAAAAAATCGTTCATcataagaaaaggaaaaaaaattaaatgaatttTGCTTTTGATAAATGACAATCACTCCAATAAGAAACTTCGTGGCCAGCACTCATACATGGGAATTTTTGCTGTATTACTTCCATGATATACATGAGACTATTTTGGAATACAGTCACAAAATGtattagcaaatcaagtttttctaaaACTCGGTTACTTAAACCAGATTTGGATATCCATTAATTTGATTTAGAATAAATTTAAACAAAAAGGGGGAATCCAAGTGGGATGAGGTTCACGTTTGAGTATCTAAATAATTCATGAGTAATTAAAATGATAGTGATActgaataatttttattttgtgaAAGTTCATATATACTCAATCTATTTAACCCATGTTTAAAAATCTTTAGTTAAATGTATTTTAGTAGGAAAATAGTTAGTAGGGTCCAAATTCACATGATTAAATTTGTTGATACCCGTCCACACCATTTCTAAACGTCTAAGATTGTTCATAACCATAACACGGAGGAGCTAAAGACCAAAAATACATATAAATATGATTAAGGAGGCAGCAATTGACACATGAACATCAAGAATTTagatagcataaatgacatgatttttaAATTAGATGCATTGTTTattgcttttcctaagcttattaCGACTCCACGTATGGAGGATTGCTTAGCAGCTTTGCTCCAAAATCCTTTTGTATTGTTTTCATTTTCCATCTAAATCttcaattttatgatatttatttttattcttgataGATAATTGCATCTCTATCGATCACAGAAAAAGGAAAATGATGCAACAAAACAATGCATCTCTTAATCCtatacatgtataattaaatattatacatGAATTCTCTCACCCTAAACTCAATCACCAGGATTTACATACTCTTAATCCTCGGCATTGGTTTCGTCGGCTTTATTCTCTTCCTTGGTTACATACAACCGCGTGTTTCCCGGTCTTCTTGTACACGTACTCCACCAGCTTCTCCGCTACGAAGGCGCCCTTCACCGTCACCTGGGAGGCTTTCAGATCCGCTTCCACCGACAGCACCCCTACTAAAAAAACGCACGGACGGGATAAAAGTCGAAGCTTGCGTCGATATGGATTCAAAAAGTTCGCATCTTTGATTTCAATCTCGAATCTAATAGAAGAATGTTCATCTTACAAGTCAATTCCTATCGAACATAATGAAGCCAATAACGTACATTAACTAAAATTATAGAGATAGGCTTTTGAATTTTCATGAATATTTGCAGGGTTTTTAGTTCTTTTGGTGAGATGGAGAATCAAATATTTAAACAACAGGATTGCGAGGGCAAAGCGCCGCAGTATATTCATCCTGTTGAATCTGATGGAAAAAGAATTAGTTTACTAAAATGAGATCAGATTTTGATAAAAAGATGGTATATCTTAAAGCGAAGGAAAGAAAGAGAAGCAGGGGAACCTTTCATCTTTAATATCCTCTTCTTTATCTGTTGCGCGCAGGCCTCGCAATGCATGTGCACTTTAATCACCACTGCGATCACTTGTGGCTGTCCGTAAAACAGCAGCAGAAGGAAAACTTAAGCACTACTTGACATTTAACTCACAGCAGAGCGAAAGCATAACCAGGAACTCTCGTGGGGAAATGACTGGGTTCAGAAGACAGATACGGCtgacctcttccttctcctcctccgccttgggcttctcttcttccttcttctcctgctTCGGCGGAGGAAGAGGGGTCAGCAGCTCCACCTTCCTCCCGGTCTTCTTCTGGACCCTCTCCACCACCTCCGTCGGGTCCTCCGTCGCCTTCTTCCCCTCCGCCACGGTTGGAAGTAAACTTATTCAAGTATCATAAAGAAgttcatttcatcaaaagaaatgtTCAATACATCAAGAGGAAGAtttattacatcaagaagaaaaaata contains the following coding sequences:
- the LOC135585774 gene encoding heavy metal-associated isoprenylated plant protein 7-like, which translates into the protein MGEKEKKPEEGKKEAAEAKEKPEAKDEETEAKADERKDRGGGREEEKKEGGDEETKAEAPAPPPRKEIEMRVFMHCEGCARKVKRSLKGFEGDEGSTFSFLLPTVAEGKKATEDPTEVVERVQKKTGRKVELLTPLPPPKQEKKEEEKPKAEEEKEEPQVIAVVIKVHMHCEACAQQIKKRILKMKGVLSVEADLKASQVTVKGAFVAEKLVEYVYKKTGKHAVVCNQGRE